In bacterium, the DNA window TGGACAAAAACCGAACCATCTTCTCGGTCTGATAGGCTCATGAGCTAAAAACCCTTTCCTGCGTAATGCGTTGTCGCACGTCCTGAATATCGCGGATAATCTCGTCTTTTTTAGACACCATCGTCTCGATTTTTTCGTATCCATACATGATTGTTGTGTGGTCGCGTCCACCTAGATGTGAGCCAATCTGAGGAAATGACAAGTCAAGCTCGCTCCTTAGGAGGTACATCGTGATTTGGCGAGGCATGACGATATCCTTACTACGCTTCTTGCCAAGGATATCGTCAGCGCTCACTCCGTAGTAGCGAGCCACCTCACTAATAACCTGTTTAGGACTCATCTTACGTCGAGTCGATGTGGGTTGACCCTGCCCGAGCACTTCTTCTACTACTTCAAGGGTGGCTTGGAGGTTGTGAAGCTCGCAATACATCAGCACTCGATTGAAGCCCCCTTCGAGCTCGCGGATATTGGCAGAAATCTTATCAGCAATCGCTTCAGCTACTTCCATCGTAATAGCGAAGCGCTTGGCCTCGGCCTTTGACTGAATAATTGCCACACGAGTTTCGAGGTCTGGCGGCTGCATATCCACAACCATCCCCCATTCGAAGCGACTACGGAGGCGTTCTTCAAGTTCAGGAATCTCCTTTGGTGGACGGTCAGAACAGATCACAATCTGTTTATTGGACTGGTGAAGGCTGTTGAAAGTGTGGAAAAACTCTTCTTGGGTGGTTTCTTTCTTCTTAATGAATTGAATATCGTCGACAAAGAGCACATCGACTTCTCGGTATTTATTTGTGAATGCTTCTGATTTACGCACTGAATCCACAAATGATTTATAAAACTCTTCGATAGTAATGTAGAGAAGCTCTAGGTTTGGGTTAAGGCGCTTTATCTCACCGTACATTGCCCACATCAAGTGGGTTTTGCCAACACCAGCTGGACCGTACAAGAAAAGCGGATTGTAGTTCGTGCCTGGCTTCTCTGCTACGAGTTGGCCGGCAGAGTAGGCGAGGCGATTAGATGATCCGACGACGAAGTTTTGAAAGTTGTATCGCCCTAAGAGATGGTTTTGCTTGTCGAAAATATTTGACTGAGGTTGAGGAGTGTCGATATTCTGATCGTTTGGGGACGTGAAGAGTGCTTCAGGTTGGGAGTGTAACTTTTTCTTAGGCGCAGTTACTACCTTATAGATAAGTTTTGTGAGCTTCGGAAAGTGAATACGTAAGGAGTCGATAATGGTTGTCTCGAAACGAGCCTTGATCTGCGCACTCGAGAAAGGATTGGGGACTGAAATCGTAGCCTCTGATTCATCTGATGAAATAGCCATCAGGTTTGTAGGCTGCAAAAAAGTCTTGAAGCTATGACTCGTGACTGAGACTTCAAGCTCTCCTAAAACGCGTTGCCAAATAGAACCTAGGTCTGGGGCTGGTGCACCCATCCTCACCTCCTTTTGTTATACCTATCTTAGCCTTTATCCACAGGCTTTGCCAACCCTTTATCCACATACTATCCCCAATTTTGTAAAGGTCTGTGGATATGTGGAGAGGATGCAGGGCTTAAGGGGTTGCCAAAACAGGTACTTTACAGGTATAATACGTCGGATATGAAACGGACGTATCAGCCCAAAAAACGCCGTCGCCAGCGAGTGCATGGCTTCATGGCACGTATGAAGACCCGAGTCGGTCGAGCCGTATTAAAGCGCCGCCGACTGAAGGGTCGCGCCCGCGTGGCTATTTAGTTAGGAGGGGAATGCTAGCACGCGCCTCGCGCTTGCGACGTAATCGAGATATAGTTCGCGTGCTCAAGCGCGGGCGGATTTTGCGTACGAGTCACCTCAAACTCTATGCA includes these proteins:
- the rpmH gene encoding 50S ribosomal protein L34 encodes the protein MKRTYQPKKRRRQRVHGFMARMKTRVGRAVLKRRRLKGRARVAI
- the dnaA gene encoding chromosomal replication initiator protein DnaA codes for the protein MGAPAPDLGSIWQRVLGELEVSVTSHSFKTFLQPTNLMAISSDESEATISVPNPFSSAQIKARFETTIIDSLRIHFPKLTKLIYKVVTAPKKKLHSQPEALFTSPNDQNIDTPQPQSNIFDKQNHLLGRYNFQNFVVGSSNRLAYSAGQLVAEKPGTNYNPLFLYGPAGVGKTHLMWAMYGEIKRLNPNLELLYITIEEFYKSFVDSVRKSEAFTNKYREVDVLFVDDIQFIKKKETTQEEFFHTFNSLHQSNKQIVICSDRPPKEIPELEERLRSRFEWGMVVDMQPPDLETRVAIIQSKAEAKRFAITMEVAEAIADKISANIRELEGGFNRVLMYCELHNLQATLEVVEEVLGQGQPTSTRRKMSPKQVISEVARYYGVSADDILGKKRSKDIVMPRQITMYLLRSELDLSFPQIGSHLGGRDHTTIMYGYEKIETMVSKKDEIIRDIQDVRQRITQERVFSS